TGCTATGGAATTACAGAGTCTCTATCTCTCATTGGTGGACCAACCAATAATGGAGGAATTGTTCTGCAATGGTTAAAGGAGACGCTTGATATAAAAGAAACATATGAGGAACTGATTTCTGTAGCGGAAAAGGCAGAGCCTGGTGCAGAGGGATTATTGTTTTTACCCTATTTAAATGGGGAAAGAGCGCCAATCTGGAATGCGAATGTACGAGCAAGTCTATTTGGACTTTCGTTACGTCATAAAAAAGAACACATCGTACGCGCAGGCTTAGAAGGAGTCATTTACAGTGTGTTTCATGTGGGTCAAGCTTTAGAGAGGTTAGCAGGAAAACCCACAACACTTCTAGCTAGTGGTGGATTTGGAAGGTCTCCGTTATGGCTTCAAATAACAGCAGACGTGTTTAACCAAGAGGTTCAAGTGCCAATCAGTCATCAAAGCTCTGCATGGGGAGCAGCTTGGATGGCATTGTTTGCAATTGGAGAGGTAACAGACCTGGCCTCCATTAAACAAGCTATTCCTATGCAGGAGAACTATATGCCAAATCCAGATCATCACAAAATCTATATGGATTTATTTAAATTATATCAAGAGCTATCTCATACGACCCATTCAATTTATATGAAGTAAATAATAGAAAAAGGAAATCAACATAGATTGGTTCCCTTTTTCTATTAAGATTCCATTAATTTACCATTAAAAAACCGGCTTACAGCATACCGTTGACTTTGCCATACTTTCATTTAATCTTTTAATCGATTTGATTACAATTTCTTTTTCGAACTCATTTAAATCATTAAAAACCTCTTCAAGATATACATTCATTTCCGTACTTATACTAGTAGCCACGAATTTTCCTTCTGTTGTGAGTGATAAGATATAGGCACGTTTATCCTCGTGATGCTGCGTCTTATTTACTAGCCCCATTCTAATTAATGCTTGAATTTGTCTACTAAACGTGGACATATCAATTCCTAATGATTCCGCAATCTGATTCATAGAAGGTTGATCATTTTGATCAATCTCATAAATAATATGACTGTGAACCGTTGAAATTTCTACGTCACCGACTGTACAACAGTTTTTATTTAAAAGACCAAATCGCCTTGTTAACACATGAAAAATTGATCTATAATTTTCCATTGAATTCTCTCCTCATGTTATTGTTATTAGACTTCCTCAAAGTTAACATAAACTACTTGAAAAATTCAAGTAATCGAGTTAGTGGTCTTTCCTTGGCAATAAAAAAGCACCTGGATTTCTCCAAGCACTTTACGGTGATCTATTTATTTACTATTTTAGTTAAAATACTACTCTTTTTTAACAGGCATTTGGTCTTCGCTCCAAATGGTCGTAGTATTCCTTCCATTTTCCTTCGATTGATAAAGGGCACGATCTGCAAATATAAACAACTCATCAAATGAAGCTGAGTGTAATGGGAACTCAGAGATCCCAATGGAGATGGTAATATAATCACCTGTAACACTTACTCTATTCTCAAACAGTACTCGAATTTTTTCTGCTATACGATGTGCTTCGATTGAGTTGATATCAGGGAGTAATAGTACAAATTCTTCCCCTCCATAGCGGAAAAACAGGTCTGTCTTTCTAATCGTAGATTGAACCACTTCGGAAAACTCTTTTAATACTTCGTCCCCTACTTTATGTCCGTACGTATCATTCACTAACTTAAAATGATCGATATCTAAAACGATGAGTGAAAATAATTTCTTTTCTAAAATCCAACTCTCCATCACTTGGTTAAATTTACGTTGATTCGGTAAATTGGTAAGAGAATCCGTCATAGCTACTTCAGTTAGTTTGTGATTATTTTCTTGAACAGACTCTATCGCAATCAACACACTCTTTGTTAGGATATCCGCTTCCCTATTCCAGTGTGAAAGTGTTTCTGGAATTTCTACTACTTTACCTGCCGCCAATTGATTAACAAGTTCTGATAAATGATTAAACGGTCTAGCGAGCTTTCTTGCAAGTAGTATAGACAACATTAATAAAATCAGAAAAGGTGGCATTACATATAGAATTAATGTTTGAATATGATCATCCAAGAGTACCTCTATATAAGAGACCGGTGTTTGCTGGACAACTCCCCAACCAGTTTCTGGAACATAACTATATGCTGCAAGCATAGCAGTACCTTTTGTATTTGTAACCCGTTGTGTCCCGCTCTCACCTAATAAAAGTTTTTGAACCATTGGATTCGCTGAAACATCCTCCCCTACACGATCTATGTCAGGATGAAAAAGCAATTTCCCTTCTGGTCCTACTACATAATAATAAGATCCATTATCATCTATTAAATCATTTCCGAGTATCTCATTAAGCACATTCTTCTCTTGTAAATATATAGTACCTCCAACCATTCCCCGGTATTTAGCCTGATCATCATAGATGGGTTCACTCATTAATACAATTAATCGCCCGGATGGTGCAATATAAGGAGTGGTTAAGTTGGGTTTCTTCAAATCAAGTACATCTTTCGTTACTCCATTTATGACTTCACCTCTCAACCCCACACTAATTGGTGCTATACTACGAATTAATCCAGTCTCATCCACCCATGATAGTGAATTAAAATATCTACTATTACCCCTTAAAAGCTCTAAATGTTCTTGAATCTCTTCATCACTCATTCCCTCATTACTTGCTAGGAAATTCGATGTTTGTTGTAAACTCATTCTCATAGATTTAAATAATGAATCTACCGACTTACTTAATTTTTCTGACTTGGACTCATTAAGGGTTAAATATGTATTGACCAAAGACCTCTTCTCCGATTGATGGGTTACAAATAATAGGGTAATAAATGTTAGAATCACTGAGACTGACACAAGGCTAGTTATTAAAGTTGTAAGTTTAAATTTTCGATTATATCGCATAGTATTAATGATCATCCTACTCTAGAAGTCTAATTTATGTGTGAAATAAATCGTGTACAGTCCAAAAATGCTCAGAATTAATCTAATCTGAGCATCAATCTATTAACAATACTAAAAAGCACTCTTTTCTACTTTATAGTTTGAATGATTTACTTCTTATGTTCAACTATTATTTTGATGAGAAGATTGGTAATTTTTATAATCTACAAATTTCCTTAGGACAGCCTTCACAATGACATATACTTTTTAAATATTCTAAGTCATAGATCACAAGGTAGCCGTTTTCTATATCAATGATTTCATCCTTTCGAAGCTGGGAAATCATTCGGTTTACTGTTTCTCTTGTAGCACCAATTAAACAACCGATATCTGTATTTGTAAACTTTTCTGTGATTCTAATATGTCCTGCATCTTCTTTCCCAAATGTATTCGACATTCTAATCAGAGTTGAAGCTAGGGCACCATTTTTACCAAAAAACAATATATCACGAAGTTTTACGTGAATCAGTCTCTGCATGAAGCCCATCCATCTCGTAAACTCAACTGGAAAATTACCATCTCTCCATAGAAGTACCTCTAGATCACTCTGCTGAATCACACCTATTTCACAATCATTTACAGCAACAGCACTAAACGTACAGGTGCTTTTGATATAGGTATCAAACTCCCCAAACATATCACCCTGGCCAAAATAATAGAAAGACAAATCCTTACCATCATCAGTCATTTTAGTTAGTTTAACGATCCCTTTTTTGACATAATAAAGTTTGTCAGAAGCATCTCCTTCCCAAAAGAGATTAGATCCAGTTGATACTTTATAGTCATACATGATGTCTTTAATTCTATTAAAATTTTCTTCAGAAAATATTTGCGTATTTTGAATATGATCAGGATTGTTTGTTAGATTCATACTGTTCATTTTTTATCACCTTTTCCTAAGGTTTTCTTACTCTCATTATATGGATAAAACATAATCCTAATAATCAGGGAATCCCCCCAAAACCATCGATATTTATCCTTATTTTTATAACAAATAAGCATAGTGTGACGAATCTAACAGTCAGGGTGTTTTATTCGTCTTATAGTGGAGACATAGAGAGGCGATCAAAAATGGAAATGATAAAGGTAGTTCAAGGAGGTGGGCATATGTTAACAGGAGTCATTTTAGCTGGTGGAAAGAAAGATGAGATCAATGGAACATTAAAGTCATTTTTACCTTTTAAAAAGGAGAGAGTAATTGATTATCAGATAAACGAAATGAAAAATATTTGTTCTGAAATCATGATCATTACCTCATCCCCTATGCCATTTTTATCATCCGTTCCGACTGATATCAGGATTTTAACTGATTATCATAAGGGAAAAGGTATACTAGGTGGAATGTTTTCAGCACTTTCTTTATCAAAGAATCCCTACCATTGGGTTGTAGGATGTGGGATGCCGTTTATTTCAAGCAAGGCTGCCATGTATATGTTTTCTAAGTTAGAGAAATCAGATTCTGTAGCTGTTATGTTAAAAAATCACGTAGGTGAGGAGCCGCTTCACGGGATATATAATGAGACACTATTGTCTCAGCTTCAGCAATTTGATTGGTCCCACGACAATGTCTTAGACTTTC
This region of Bacillus mesophilus genomic DNA includes:
- a CDS encoding Crp/Fnr family transcriptional regulator, which translates into the protein MNSMNLTNNPDHIQNTQIFSEENFNRIKDIMYDYKVSTGSNLFWEGDASDKLYYVKKGIVKLTKMTDDGKDLSFYYFGQGDMFGEFDTYIKSTCTFSAVAVNDCEIGVIQQSDLEVLLWRDGNFPVEFTRWMGFMQRLIHVKLRDILFFGKNGALASTLIRMSNTFGKEDAGHIRITEKFTNTDIGCLIGATRETVNRMISQLRKDEIIDIENGYLVIYDLEYLKSICHCEGCPKEICRL
- a CDS encoding sensor domain-containing diguanylate cyclase codes for the protein MVNTYLTLNESKSEKLSKSVDSLFKSMRMSLQQTSNFLASNEGMSDEEIQEHLELLRGNSRYFNSLSWVDETGLIRSIAPISVGLRGEVINGVTKDVLDLKKPNLTTPYIAPSGRLIVLMSEPIYDDQAKYRGMVGGTIYLQEKNVLNEILGNDLIDDNGSYYYVVGPEGKLLFHPDIDRVGEDVSANPMVQKLLLGESGTQRVTNTKGTAMLAAYSYVPETGWGVVQQTPVSYIEVLLDDHIQTLILYVMPPFLILLMLSILLARKLARPFNHLSELVNQLAAGKVVEIPETLSHWNREADILTKSVLIAIESVQENNHKLTEVAMTDSLTNLPNQRKFNQVMESWILEKKLFSLIVLDIDHFKLVNDTYGHKVGDEVLKEFSEVVQSTIRKTDLFFRYGGEEFVLLLPDINSIEAHRIAEKIRVLFENRVSVTGDYITISIGISEFPLHSASFDELFIFADRALYQSKENGRNTTTIWSEDQMPVKKE
- a CDS encoding MarR family winged helix-turn-helix transcriptional regulator, whose translation is MENYRSIFHVLTRRFGLLNKNCCTVGDVEISTVHSHIIYEIDQNDQPSMNQIAESLGIDMSTFSRQIQALIRMGLVNKTQHHEDKRAYILSLTTEGKFVATSISTEMNVYLEEVFNDLNEFEKEIVIKSIKRLNESMAKSTVCCKPVF
- the mobA gene encoding molybdenum cofactor guanylyltransferase, with the translated sequence MLTGVILAGGKKDEINGTLKSFLPFKKERVIDYQINEMKNICSEIMIITSSPMPFLSSVPTDIRILTDYHKGKGILGGMFSALSLSKNPYHWVVGCGMPFISSKAAMYMFSKLEKSDSVAVMLKNHVGEEPLHGIYNETLLSQLQQFDWSHDNVLDFLSPLPYLGVTEDEFIGIGITPSFAHSIKSEQEISELAESNLT